The genomic window AAAAAAAGTGAGCCAGGGGAAAATAATTAAAAGAAAAAGGGGCCACTACATTTTGACCCTAAAATCCTCATCCTTACTTTTCATCCACTTATCTGAATATTTCAAAATTTAGCGCGGAAGTCGGGAAAAAGCAGAAAGGGGATCCGAAGATCTCCCTTTGTGCGTAGTCTATAAAAAAACCCCGATTTCTCGGGGTTTTTTTATACAGCAATTTGTCATTCTAACTAGCTATCCGATCTCATGGTGCTCGCCATTTTTCTCACGGCTTCGTGAATGGCATCCGCCATCATTTTACCCACTTTAGATTCTTTGAAGAAGCCGAGGCCACCGCCTCCGCCGCCGCCACCACCGAAACCACCACCGGCAGCACTGATTCCAAAGCTATTTGCTTTTCTGGTCACTCGAGCAGAAGCTAAAATTTCAGAACTGGAAGTCGAAAAAATCTTGCAGGCAATACTTACCTCAGATTGTTTCGTGCTCAGACCTAGTCCTCCAAGACCCCCGCCGCCAAAGCCACCACCGCCGCCTCCTCCACCAATGGAGAAGCCGGAGCCATCTTTATTGACTCCCGTTAAGGCACAAGAGGCCAAATTTCCGGCCACTTTCATTCCGTGTTTTTTAGCGGTTTTAGAGCCTGTCCGCGCTTCGCCCGAACGAGCCAGGGCTTTTTCGTTCATCACACCGGCAGGAGCCATCGAATATTCTTCGCGTTCCAACACGCTGAAACAGCCGGTTTGAACCAATTCATCTACCAATACTTCTCGTGAGTTCAAGGCCACATCGTCGTTCCACCAGCCCACGGAAATGTTTTCGGTTTTGAAACGATCTACGGCCACAGTCACTTTTCTGCCGCAGTTAATGGGTTCTTCTTCTTTATGTTTTGCCCAAGCAGAACTGCTGATTAAGGCCAACGCTAGCGTGAGGCCCAATAGTTTTTTCGTCATTGAAGCTACCTCCTTTAAGGTAATTTAGGAAAATGAATTTTAATTAACGAGTTTCAAAATTTTAGCAAACATTGTTTTCGTGTCAAGAGAATCACCCCTTCTTGACTATTTTTTTGCATCAGTTAATGCTGGAGAAACATGATTTACCTCCCCAATTTTTTAACCCTATTACGACTTTGTTTGATCCCCTTCATCTCCTATTTTTACCTTCAGGGCCGTTATGACCTTGCGTTGATGATGCTGCTAATTGCCGGGTTTTCTGATTTTTTTGATGGGGCTCTGGCCCGTCGTTATCAATGGAGAACCAAGCTGGGGGCCGTTTTGGACCCCGCTGCCGACAAGTTTTTGATGTTTGTTACCTACATTACTTTGGGATGGACGCATCAACTTCCTTTCTGGTCCGTGGCAATTGTTATTTTCAGAGATGTTTATATCGTGATGGGGGTTTTGTTTCTGAAGTTGAAAAAAAGACAAATTCCTATCCGTC from Deltaproteobacteria bacterium includes these protein-coding regions:
- a CDS encoding CDP-alcohol phosphatidyltransferase family protein → MIPFISYFYLQGRYDLALMMLLIAGFSDFFDGALARRYQWRTKLGAVLDPAADKFLMFVTYITLGWTHQLPFWSVAIVIFRDVYIVMGVLFLKLKKRQIPIRPILISKLNTFFQLALLSFSLLYSYVQMHQFLFLDYFENTVFWAKQIALFFVLVFTLASGIHYTVVGWGILKKDV